From the Polaribacter tangerinus genome, the window ACCGTCCAACCTTCTGCATCTGTTTCTTGATCTTTCCAATGAAACACAATTTCTGGTTGTTTTTCTTCATATCTTTTTAATAATTCTTTCATCTTATTTTAATAAATTTTTCAGCTTAATATCTTTAATTTTCAATTTAATTCTTATCCAGGTATTCTTTTTAAAAAAAGCTAAAGCTGATTCATATTTATTGATATTTTTTTTTGAATTATTACCACAAACGGTTTAACAAATTTAATTTAAAAAAGCGATTAGCCAAATTATTAGATTAAAATCTACGGATAAAAAATAACGCCAGATGAATGGTCTTTTATTGCTCCTGTTACAGATTTTAAACAATTTACCTGATTATCAATTCGTAACAACCCTAAAAAGGCAAAAATCAAGGCTTCTTTAAAGTCGATAATTTTTGGTGATTGTTGCTTTATTGTTATTTTAGAACAAGTAGATATTTGAGACATCAAAAAAGAATTAAAAGCTCCTCCTCCAGTTACTAAAACTTTATCTGAACCTTTTATTATGGCTGCTATTTGCATCGCCGCATGCAAAGAAAAAGTAGCTAAAACATTCGCGATATCTTTTTCAAACGAATCTATAAGAGGAAAAATTTCTTTTTGAACCCATTCTAAACCAAGTGATTTTGGAGGCAATTTTTTATAAAAATCTAATGCATTCAATTTTTCTAACAACAAGGTATTTACAACACCTTTGGAAGCTATTTTACCAGACTCATCAAAAGCAAAACCCAACTTACTTACATAATGGTTTAAAACAATATTTACTGGACAAATATCAAATGCTATTCTACAATTACCTTTTGTAAAAGATACATTAGAAAACCCACCTAGATTAAGACAATAGTCATATTCAGAAAACAATAATTCGTCTCCAATAGGTACTAGCGGAGCTCCTTGACCTCCTAATTTTACATCTTGGGTTCTAAAATCACACACCACTTTTTTATTGGTAATCGCTGCAATTTTTTTTCCAGAGCCAACCTGAAGGGTAACTCCATTTTCTGGCTCGTGCAAAATAGTGTGTCCGTGAGAAGCTATAAAATCAATATGATTAATCTTGTAATTTGCAATAAAATTAGCAATTAAATTACCTAAGTAACTTCCGTACAAGACATCTAAACTTTCCAACTCATCGGAAGTAGAAAATAGTGCATTTTGTAATAACTGTTTCCATTCTTTATTGTAAGGAATCGTGGTTGCATGTATAATATCAAAATTATAAACATCATCTTTTGTGAATTTAACATACACTAAATCGACTCCATCAAGAGAGGTTCCAGACATAACCCCAATAGCAAAAGTTGTTTTTGTATTCATATTTGTAAAAATAATAAATGTCTATTGATAATATGTTACGAAATCGATATCTTTGAACACGAATTTTAAGAATTTAATAAAAATATACATATGGATTTTAGTTTAACAGAAGAACATGTAATGATTCGTGATGCTGCAAGAGACTTTGCTCAAAACGAATTACTACCAGGAGTTATAGAAAGAGACCATAAACAAGAGTTCCCTCAAGAATTGGTAAAAAAAATGGGCGACTTAGGTTTTATGGGAATTATGGTAGACCCCAAGTACGGTGGTAGCGGTATGGATACAACTTCTTATGTTTTAATTATGGAAGAATTATCTAAAATTGATGCCTCTGCTTCTGTAATTGTATCCGTTAACAACTCTCTTGTTTGTTATGGTTTAGAGGCTTACGGAAACGAAAATCAAAAGCAAAAATATTTAACAAAATTAGCTACTGGTCAATTTGTTGGTGCTTTTTGCCTAAGTGAACCAGAAGCAGGATCAGATGCTACTTCTCAAGCAACCACTGCAATAGACAAAGGAGATCATTATCTAATTAACGGAACCAAAAACTGGATAACAAGCGGTGGCCGCGCCGATGTGTATTTGGTAATTGCACAAACCGATAGAGCAAAAGGGCACCGAGGAATTAATGCTTTTATTGTAGAAAAAGGAATGGAAGGTTTTCATATTGGCCCTAAAGAAGATAAACTAGGTATTCGAGGCTCAGACACACATACATTACAGTTTAACGATGTAAAAGTACCAAAAGAAAACAGAATTGGCGAAGATGGTTTTGGTTTTAAATTTGCCATGAAAACACTTTCTGGCGGTAGAATTGGTATTGCTGCTCAAGCTTTAGGTATTGCCTCTGGCGCTTACGAATTGGCTTTAAAATACTCAAAAGAACGAAAAGCTTTTGGTACCGAAATTTGCAATCATCAAGCAATTGCCTTTAAATTAGCAGACATGTACACCGAAATTGAAGCAGCTAGAATGCTTGTTATGAAAGCTGCATGGGACAAAGATAACGGCAATAATTACGACATGTCGTCGGCAATGGCAAAGCTATACGCCTCTAAAGTTGCTATGGAGCAAACTGTAGAAGCTGTTCAAATTCATGGAGGAAATGGATTTGTTAAAGAATACCATGTGGAACGCTTAATGCGTGATGCAAAAATTACTCAAATATACGAAGGCACCTCCGAAATTCAAAAAATAGTTATCTCTAGAGGTGTCATAAAAGGGTAATCAACACTTTATTACAACTATAAAATCCATCTTTCTTAGATGGATTTTTTTTTGAGCACAACCTTTCAGGTCAGGCTTTTCGCACTCGCTTTACGCAAAAAAGCGTAAGAGCTCAAACAACTGCTACAATCCTTTGTGCAAACTCCATAATAAAAACCTACTCGGTAATTAATGTAACATCATATAACTGTAACCCAGACGATGGTGCTATATTTCTCAAATGTCTTCTATCATTATTCTCTTTTAGAGAGTCTTCTATAAAAGATACATCTACATTTCCTTTGCCAAGCTCAAAAAGTGTTGCCATAATTAATCGAATTTGATAACGTAAAAAACCTTTTCCTCTTACCTTTAAAATATAAGATTTTTTTGGAAAAAAACTTGCTGTTAAAATTGTGTTCTCTACAATTTCACAGCTTTCAATTTGCCTTTTAAAAATGGTGTTTTCTGATGGTTTTGTGCAATACTTATGAAAAAAATGAGTTCCTTCAAACAACTTAGCTCCTTGCTTCATTTTTTCGATATTTAAATTATCTAGAATAGCAACAATAAAAGGCGCTGCAAATGGATGATTTTTTTCACAAAAAGAAAAATAATAATGATATTCTTTAATCTTTGGAGCGTTAATTATGTTAAATTTATTAGAAACCTCTCGTATAGTTAATGCTCTAAAATCCGCAGAAAGATTATCATTTAGCAATTTTAAAAATTGAGTAATTTCAATTTTCTCATCCCTAAACAACTGCACATAATATTTACCCGCCGAAACCTTTGCATCTGTTCTACCAACTCCAATAGTTTTAAAATTAAAATCTCCAAATGCATACGAAAGAGACTTATCCAGCATATCATGAATGGTTTTAACATTTGGTTGCTTTTGCCATCCCGAAAACCTAAAACCTAAAAATTGAATGCTAATAAGATAAGAAAATGAGTATTTCATGCATCAAAAATACACATTTTAA encodes:
- a CDS encoding anhydro-N-acetylmuramic acid kinase, whose protein sequence is MNTKTTFAIGVMSGTSLDGVDLVYVKFTKDDVYNFDIIHATTIPYNKEWKQLLQNALFSTSDELESLDVLYGSYLGNLIANFIANYKINHIDFIASHGHTILHEPENGVTLQVGSGKKIAAITNKKVVCDFRTQDVKLGGQGAPLVPIGDELLFSEYDYCLNLGGFSNVSFTKGNCRIAFDICPVNIVLNHYVSKLGFAFDESGKIASKGVVNTLLLEKLNALDFYKKLPPKSLGLEWVQKEIFPLIDSFEKDIANVLATFSLHAAMQIAAIIKGSDKVLVTGGGAFNSFLMSQISTCSKITIKQQSPKIIDFKEALIFAFLGLLRIDNQVNCLKSVTGAIKDHSSGVIFYP
- a CDS encoding acyl-CoA dehydrogenase, producing the protein MDFSLTEEHVMIRDAARDFAQNELLPGVIERDHKQEFPQELVKKMGDLGFMGIMVDPKYGGSGMDTTSYVLIMEELSKIDASASVIVSVNNSLVCYGLEAYGNENQKQKYLTKLATGQFVGAFCLSEPEAGSDATSQATTAIDKGDHYLINGTKNWITSGGRADVYLVIAQTDRAKGHRGINAFIVEKGMEGFHIGPKEDKLGIRGSDTHTLQFNDVKVPKENRIGEDGFGFKFAMKTLSGGRIGIAAQALGIASGAYELALKYSKERKAFGTEICNHQAIAFKLADMYTEIEAARMLVMKAAWDKDNGNNYDMSSAMAKLYASKVAMEQTVEAVQIHGGNGFVKEYHVERLMRDAKITQIYEGTSEIQKIVISRGVIKG
- a CDS encoding tRNA pseudouridine(38-40) synthase TruA, producing MKYSFSYLISIQFLGFRFSGWQKQPNVKTIHDMLDKSLSYAFGDFNFKTIGVGRTDAKVSAGKYYVQLFRDEKIEITQFLKLLNDNLSADFRALTIREVSNKFNIINAPKIKEYHYYFSFCEKNHPFAAPFIVAILDNLNIEKMKQGAKLFEGTHFFHKYCTKPSENTIFKRQIESCEIVENTILTASFFPKKSYILKVRGKGFLRYQIRLIMATLFELGKGNVDVSFIEDSLKENNDRRHLRNIAPSSGLQLYDVTLITE